The region atgattaaaactgcaacacttttttcaattacaattataattatgtcacaATTGTATGAATTACTAATTACACAATTGCATATCATTAtccaaaatgtgttttgtttttttcaacttCATAACAGTTGTAATGCATGTGCAATGGTTTGTTTGATGTCCTATCAATGTCAGTAACGGGGATAGAACTCCAAAGACATTGAGAAAGGCAGGGAGTCAGATCACCTCTCTGGAGCCGAACCAACTCAGACAAAGCCCTGTGTGTCCCTGTGTTCACTTTCTGTCCTTacactttgtttttcatttgtccGATACATTCACATATACTGACAACAATTCTTTCTAAGTTGCTATGCaaatagattttaaaaagaCCATTCACTTGTTGAATTTTCACATAGTGACACATGGTTATTGCAAAGCCCGATGGGAAATTATAAACTTAAAATCACCAAACATGTTCACGGTTATGTTGCTGTTAAATCAATTTGTGTATAAGAACTTGGCTGTGGCTATTGTTGACttatcaaatatttttgtaGTTAATTTCATTGACTTTTCCTCTGTCTCTTTGTTTTCCAATCTTTCTTCTTCAACAAAGGTGAAAAAACTTCCTAAACACTTGAGGGAGGCCCAGATTTCGACAGAGCGGACCCACTTGATCTCGGATCCAGCGAAGAAGCCGCGCCAGCGCTACGTACAGAAGGACGGCAAGTGCAACGTCCATCACGGAAACGTCCAGGAGACCTACCGTTACCTCAGTGACTTGTTCACCACACTGGTGGATCTACGCTGGCGACTCAGtcttttcattttcacattGGTCTATGTGGTCAACTGgcttttttttggctttttgtggtggTTGATTGCGTTAATCCGCGGGGATCTGGTGCACGCCGACGAGGAGGGTTGGACCCCTTGTGTGGAGAACCTGAACAGTTTTGTCTCCGCTTTCCTTTTCTCCATTGAAACTGAGACAACTATTGGGTATGGTTATCGAGTAATCACGGAAAAATGCCCCGAAGGTATCGTACTGCTTTTGGTGCAGGCCATCCTGGGTTCCATTGTCAACGCCATGATGGTGGGCTGCATGTTTGTGAAGATCTCACAACCAAAGAATCGCGCAGAGACCCTCATGTTCTCACACAAAGCTGTTATATCGGTGCGAGATAACAAGATGTGCCTGATGTTTCGGGTGGGGGACCTCAGAAACTCTCACATTGTGGAGGCTTCAATCCGAGCAAAACTAATCCGCTCACAGCAGACCAAGGAGGGGGAATTCATCCCGCTCAACCAGACTGATATCAACATCGGCTTTGACACGGGAGACGACAGACTATTCTTGGTGTCGCCACTCATCATCTCTCATGAGATTAATGAGAAGAGCCCCTTCTGGGAGATGTCGCTTGCCCAAATGGAAAAAGAAGAGTTTGAGATTGTGGTAATCCTGGAGGGCATGGTGGAGGCTACAGGTATGAACAAGTTGTATGGCAATCGATACAGGATGGAGGGAAGTAGAATCATAAAGCAATTAGAACATATAAATGTGATATGAGCTGGGTGCAGGGAGAGAGATCAATTCATGCAATGAACAGTTTCCTACTAAGTGGGAGGGATGAATGATGATACATGTATGGAAAGATACATTGCATAGTGATGTGGTGGGTATCTGTAAGTGCTGTTGATTGGAAAAATAATAGATGGAAAGAAAATAGATGGAAAAAGCCTTTTAGATTTGCCATAGAATATGctaacaataatgaaaaaaaacacaaaaaaaaagtttatgctcATTCcagcctatatatatatatatatatatatatttgctgaAGCTAATAATTCATTAAACCCATACCTGCAGCTTAATCTCGATTTGTGTCGTTTCAATAGTTTTAGATTTTCCATCAGTAActgacaactgaaagataattTCTACTCAAAGAAGCCTGCGTTCATATTGTTGCTACTTCAAGGTTAAGTctttgaaattgtttattttcaaatagACAAAGTGTAGTTACCCTCACCACAAGGTTTTGTTTTGGATAAAAGCTTTGCTGGTCTGAAAAGAGCTTCAGGCTgactactttttttaattttccgtAAAGTTCCACAAGGCTCATGGCTGCAGGTGGAAACATGTTTCAGCTTAAAAATTAACttacaatattattttaatataaaccaaTGTTAATTTCCCTTCATTTAATTTCAACAACTTCAAGGATTACAGATAGCTCCtaatttgttttctgtgttgttttcaAATGCGCTGAAGTTTACAAGCCTGCATTGCATTGTAAATAACCTTCGCAAAACATAATCAGGATTATGATTTGCCTCATTAATATTTAACACAGTTTTCCTCATTAATAGAATACTTTTTCTTGACTATTGTCCAAACAGCTTAGTTTTACTAACTCGTTCTTACAGAGTTATGCtgcatttctgtaaatgtattcGTTCATTGGTTGTCTGGCCAGTTATATGTCTGTTTTGTTGGTTGGTTTTACAAAAGGCAGCCTTTGcacttcttcttcacaatgcTTGATTTCTGAGTCAGGCATTAAACCCCCCCATTGCTCCAAACACCTTCTCATGCAGGCAATGCCGTCATCTCAGATAACAGCAGGAATGAGTAGAAGACTTTTAGCGAGCATCTCCTTTCACGCtcatccttttattttattatcctTATGAGGCCTTTTTCAAGCATAATCGTTTTTTCCCCCATCCTGTAATGCATTTTGAATTGTTTCTAACTCAGATTTTAAAGAGCTACCTGGTATTTGACAGAGTATTTTTCTAggtcaaaaatacacattttacatAACTGTAGATgtataccatttaaaaaatactatagaaaataatttatttaacgTTAAAAGTCTAAAAACCATCCTCTCATaaatttaaaggtagggtaggcgattttcaaaagctagcatgattttgaatgtagccagCCCCCCGTGCTCCgtctcacatgcatgcgcacagcagCTGCTgaagcagacctcagctcatcgcttgtgttgtgtagaaactttgttgtctcatgtctcattcagcagtaagtaaacaatcaactttaccatcatatatgttaaaaacgtgaccaaaaaaaactcttgcatgcgaggggtcgagaacgagcagggagacagggagacgttattggttaaaaaaaaaggttcattttttttttccattggtcgaacttattacagttttacagctgctacagttgacagatttcctttgttcctttttcataacacataagatcttaatttctgtcaggacataaagacaatttcgaccaaaaacttacaaagtgtatctggagaaaatcgcctaccctagctttaacagCATTAAACTTTTGATTCATTAAAGGCACATTGtgcaacttttgaccactaggggagctaaacctgtaactttcacattaagcgcccctagtggccacaagcgcagcagcactgtcacaaaaatcaGTTAGTCGGGCCAGcgtcccttgtcttttgattgtgtatgcagacagtagttgacctgtaactttgggataaggattgtctgtaagggctgggtcggtcgggctggggtggggtgcgaagcggggctggaggagcagccttCCTGCTCTCCCTGCCGCCGGAGGCCTGGCGCTCAGCCCTCCTCGCCGTGTTGGTGGCGCTCCCCCTctactccctggccttgccACCGTTGTCGGTCCCCTTCGCTGACGGTCGGCACGGCGGCTGGGGCGTGCGCAGGGCGATGTCCAGTGCCAGGCGGAAGGCGGAGGGGGCCGggtctttttagcctcctcagaagcagtttgcttgcctcggccatgatCAGGAGTCGAACAGGCGGAAAAATACTAGCACAAGCTTTattagcccaatgagtatatcagagcctgtggtcacgtgactgccataaagtcatacgttctccaggcattctccaggtcacatgacctggccaaaggcGGTCCATCTCTCCAAAATTACAtgggcggtatttcaagagggaagccccgctcgacAAAAGTTCATTGAAAGAAAGTGTCCCCCAGCATCTCCGATGGATTCTCAACCATTAACCATAAAACTGACAAAAGCAGGAGGTAAATCACTCATTTCTGTgcttcacacacatacacacacacacacacagaacgtCCATGTACTTTGGATTCTTTTCCACTGTTCAGAGATGTGTGTGTCAGGTATACTTGAACTTTATAAATTCACTTTAAGGGAATAAACGTCTTTATTGGCAGTGCATTTAGATTTGTGTCTCCTTTATCTTTATTTGCTCAATAGGATGTGTTTAGGGCTAATTTGCTGCTGGACAAATACACTAAATCAAAGAGAAAACCAACTCTCCTCCATGTTTAACAGACTATTTAACAAATCAAAGGATTTTTAGTTCAAAGGAAGCATTAGTGCAAAAGGAATCATGTTTACCGCACTTCcacaaaaaggaagaaaaggCAAAAGAGCACAAAAGAATTTACCACAAAAGAATATCACTGACCGATTGTGAGAACTGCTTCGTCATTCCGGCAAGTTCATTTTGCCTTCTTTATTTGATTAATATTTTaaggtttcttttattcagacaactttttttttcaggaaatttgatttcctgacatgtttcgactgccaactatCAGTCTTCCCTAGAGGTGATTGCTAGCATCGAGATCAATAAGCTGAGCTTTAACATCAACAGGGATGAGAGAAATCGTTTAAAGTAGATTAGAGTAGATGCTTAAATACTTTCCTTATGAAAGAACTCATAGGGAGACATCAAAGCATTCACCTCTGagtaagactgacagttggcagtcgaaacatgtcagaattTCCCGGAAAAAATGTTGcctgaataaaagaaaccttaacatacgTATATGATACCTGCTTAGCTGCTCCCTGTgagtttttttatgtatactACTATTTAGTATTTTACTATTCAGCAACTCTTCTGTGCACAATAAGTAGAGATAAGaccaatatttctttttttctttcttttttttttaaatcatttgatCTGAGGATTTGGTGTAAAATCTAAAGgatgaagaaaaatattttaaaaatcatttgtgATTGGGGTTACATCCTATTTCTTCTATAATATTTTGGATGGACCTTCATCTATAGACCATCTTCTGGTCAATCTAATGCAAAATCAAACTTTTGCGCTTGCTGGTTTTTGGATTGTAGCAAAAAAGTTCCAGTTAGATTTTCAAAAACATAATGCCTACTGTACATATACACATTTGCTAATTTGATGAGGTGAGATGTGTGTGTCTTGGTGGAGAGCTTGATCACCAACCCCACAAAATGCCTGCATTTTAATGTTTCTTTCTGAGTTTGTAGAGAGCTGTAGAGAAGCTgtctaacttttttttaaagaagttgAATAGCTGAAACACACACTGCTTCTAATTAGTGAAGGCCAGCTCTAAATGCTATATGGATGGACAGATTGAATGCATTAGTGcattttaatatattaatacattttaaaaatgcatgttaCGCTGTCTATGTTGTCGAGTCATCAAAAAAAGTATCTTGCATTACAATAGAGGGAAGGTATaacaatttattgtttatattgagTACCCACATTTTGTAAGCTTGTGAGGTGCTGGAGTATCTCAGCTGATACAAAGAAGAAAAGGGGAAACCTGTGGTTTTAGATAGAAATGctaatcaaaaatatatttgctTTTGCCGGATTATTATAAAtcatatatttgtatttgtatgtgTCTGACATTCAATTGTAACGTTAATGTCATTGGTACAACTTCATGAGGAAAAAACTGCAAACTGaaatgatctttttttaaaagtggacTGTATGTTCACTAATCTAAATCATAACATTTCAAGATGAAACATTCTTCATAACTTTAGAAAACCTTTATATATCTTGTGCCTTGGTATTTAAGATAAAGGGCAAATGACCATTTATGGAAGTTGCTGACTCGAGTCCACATTGTAAATAATAAAGCATCATTTAACTATAGTGGTTGTAAAGCATTTGTTCCAGCTCAGATTAAAGGATAAATTAAATTATCAGATTTCACAAATTCAGTTTTTCttgattgtttacacacattttctgaAAGCATGCCACGTACTCTCAAAACTCTACACAAatccaaaataacacacaatcgGCAAAATCCCTCAATTATCCTGGAAAATTCAACTTTACACTCAAAATAACGtaatttcttctcaaaatggcattttgttttcaaatggcACACACAAACCGTCATatgaacacacatttataaGAACCAGTTGAACACTGATGTGCTCAATGTAAAAACGCTATGATGAATGGAAAATACATCTTCTCCATTCATCACAATGgcttaggctttttttttttccagtgttaCTTTTACTACAGACAGTACATACATAAGTGTGTTGTAAAATCTTTGAGTGTTTCTACtcagaacacacaaatactgtatgcgatcaaatatattttatttttcccacaaaaacaATTTACGCTGTACATCCCAACCAACACAAACTTGCacttacaaaacaaaataatttactgtatgcagtaacagtaaaataaataaataaataaataaaaaactatgcTGCATCCTCTCTTCTATTTCGGTCTGACAACAGCACCTCATCCACATCGCAAGTAATGTTGGCTCTCACCTGTTGCCATTTTAATGCTAAAGCTCTGATTGCTAATTGTAAAACTATGTGACAGGTGTTTGCCCGTGTGATGAGTCAGTGTGCATAGTACGGCAGTTCACTTTAGAATTTAGAATGACAGTGTGTTCCTTGTGAAAACAAGACATTTGTGTCAAATGCAGAGAATTGTGTGTCgtgttttggaaaaaaagtgtgttttacaACTGCAAATTGAGTGTAAAGCACTCACACAATTGTGTTTGTAGTTTAGCAGATTTGGTTCGGGGCGTTGGTGCATTAGTTACATGTTGTGGTCATTGTGTCTCAAGTACCAGTAACTGGGTACAGTATAaacaattgagaaaaaaaaactgtaagtgATTACAAGAAAAAGTCACAAGACGAGTCCTCAGCATCTTTCTTTCTGGCATGTGACTGAAAGAACTTTGTTTGCAAAGTAAAAACCTGTACAACTCGGAGTCCTGTAGCAGTCCTTCAAAGGAATGTTCATTTCAACAATGTCCGACCTAAAATTTCTAAACTGACAGAATAAATAACTGTATGTGCCGGTAAAATCTAATAAtctaaaatgatttaaaattcCAAAGTTCTTTaatagatacaaaaaaaaaagtatactaAGCCAAATGTATTCCCCCATCCCCCCTCCCAAAcagattcatatttacattagaCACCAGGGTGATGAATGGAAGCTGTTTAGTTTGTCAGCTTCCCTGAAACAGAATAATACATGAAGGCCCATAATGCACACCATTAACATTCAGCTTCAATGCTCTAACCTTGCCAGAGCCTTCACCCAAGGTTCTGTCCCAAACAGCACAACAACTATTGaggaatgacaaca is a window of Gouania willdenowi chromosome 13, fGouWil2.1, whole genome shotgun sequence DNA encoding:
- the kcnj5 gene encoding G protein-activated inward rectifier potassium channel 4, producing the protein MAGDSRVLMDHNMEIGVTPAQVKKLPKHLREAQISTERTHLISDPAKKPRQRYVQKDGKCNVHHGNVQETYRYLSDLFTTLVDLRWRLSLFIFTLVYVVNWLFFGFLWWLIALIRGDLVHADEEGWTPCVENLNSFVSAFLFSIETETTIGYGYRVITEKCPEGIVLLLVQAILGSIVNAMMVGCMFVKISQPKNRAETLMFSHKAVISVRDNKMCLMFRVGDLRNSHIVEASIRAKLIRSQQTKEGEFIPLNQTDINIGFDTGDDRLFLVSPLIISHEINEKSPFWEMSLAQMEKEEFEIVVILEGMVEATGMTCQARSSYLDTEVLWGYRFTPVLSLEKGFYEVDYNNFHEVYETNTPSCSAKELAAKSRDEPLLPTLSLHSPEPEMHTFDTLSRMSKQDPLSQDEEKEDRFPVGDKGETNGSAAALEEPPLFDGLPG